The Sediminicola sp. YIK13 genomic sequence CGCTGTAATACAGCCCGTTTCACCATAGAAAAAGACCAAAAACCAATAGTTGTCCCATTCATGAAGTATGGATCCCAACGTTAATAAAGAGGACAATGGAGCGCTATTTTAAAAAAAAAAGGAACCTTAGCTTCAGCGCTAGGGCTCCTTTTGTCCATATGCATATCGTTCCCCCGAAAATTTACATATTAGTTTTAATCTGCTTACGCAATATGCGCTAGTTTATAAAAAATGGCCCTGAAACACCATTGTCATTGTAAATTATCATTTGACTTCCTTCACCGTTAAAGTAAATCTCATCTTGGGTATCTCCACCAAAATCGACCTTAGTTGCTGCACCTATACTATTAAAACTTTTTCCATCCAAAAAGTCACTGGTCAATTTAGGAGCAAACCATTGCCATGTATATCCAAAAATAGATTCTAACTCTACTGGAGTAGCGTCTAGAAGAACGGCAGACGACTTTCCATCGTTTGCAAAATAAATATGTGTCGCAAGGTCTTTTCCATCATTAAAGGTTTGAATTGCAGCGTCTATACCATCATTGGCAAACGGGAAGCTAGAGCCAGGCAAAAGCCTAAGATCCTCTGCATATTCCTGAGATGTACTAAAAATTCTAGGTACTTCATTAGAAGTTTCTTCTATGGTACCAATTGGACCATTATTTTGAGAAGTAAGCGGGAAATTTGAAGGATTGTATCTAAATTTTTTAAATTGAGTGCCGTCCATATTAAATAAATAGATGATATCACTCCTCCAGCGAATTGCTGCGCCAACATTTCCAGTACTAATAAAATTTGAAGTTATTAACCCCTCTGCATTCTCTACATCCCAAACAATTGGAGTACTACCACTACCAATGTCATAGTACGCATATTTATTTCCTGCTTTATTGTATACCACGATACTGGTACCAGATAATTGAAAAGCAGCGCCGATTCCATCTTCAAAAAGATCAACCAATGGTCTATACACATCTGGGGGTAAAATTCCTTTTACTTCACAGGTTACAATATCATACTCAGTTGCTAATTTTGTGCCTACTACCTGATCTGGGCGTTCTACACTTCTAACCACATATGATAAAGGTAGGCCCGCTCTAATATCTGTACCTGCTCCAATTTTATTCGCGATAGCAGCTATCGATGTTTCTCCGAGAAGTTGAAAAGAACCTTCTGCATCACCACCATAGGCAATTGCTTTAATTTTCACTTCTTTTAGCGAATTAAAAGTCTCCACATCTAAAGAGCCAGAACCATTTATAGCAGCAGCATCGTAGGTTACTTTTAAACTTGCTTGCATTTCTTCACGACTTGATGTAGATTCTATCAACATATAAAATATACGGCCATAGGTAACTGAAGAAATAAAGGTAGCTGGATTATCAGCCTGTATATATGTTTCAAGTTGTTCGGGTGTTACATTTTCCCCAAAAATTTGATCCAGGCTAGTTGGTAAATCAAAACTCATGGTATAATACGACTGATTTACTTTCACTAAGGTTCTGTTATATTCTTTTTCGGTACTAAATGACATATTCCCTTCCACTTTTGTGGTAAATGTTTCTACTTCAATACCCATTTCTAGCGCCATTTGGCTTTCAGATTCAATTTGAACAATATCAACTTGAAAATTAGCCGGAACTACGTCTCCAGCACTTGCAATGATATTATTCATACCATTTTGAATAGTACTCTTTTTCACCTCATCTACAGTAAATGTAGAACTTAGATTCCCATTATTAAGATTATATGAAATAGTTCCCCCAGCACGTCCAACAACGATTGGTTTTGGTGTTGCATCGGATAAGGTTTTTCCCTGTAATAAATTCCCAGGGAAAATGACATCTGCATTGCTGTTAAATAACGGAAACTGTCCATTACCATCTAGTGCACTTACTGTTTTAGTAACACAAACGGATCGTTCTGTGATTTCTTCACCTCCCTCTTCGACTCTTTCATAATCCACATTCACTGGTGTCGATGTAGCAACGGATTCTGTTGTTCTGGATTTAGGGAAAACCTCAAATTCACCACCTACAGCAACTACTTGCGCAAAGGTAAGTTCGCTTTCAGGATCTTCAGCAATAGGGTCTTTTGTGCCTGCTTCATCTTTACTACATGCTGTAATAAAAAGAAGACTCAACAAGAGTATTAGGAGCAAAACGGGCCTAACTTGCCAGTTTGGGGTTACTTTGGTTAAAATAGTTGTGATTGTTCTCATAAAAAAGTTTTTTTTGGTTTTTATCGGTAAATCGCCCTTGCAACTACCAAGTGCAAGTTATCCAATGATAAACCCTTTGGAAATACGTAAGGGACCCATAAACTACGTAGGGCTACGTAGGCCAAGGTAATGAGCAGTAAGACAAGGGGCATGCCACTACATCCACTAATAGGCAACAAACCGAGACCCAGAAGAACAATTCGGGTTCGTTGGGACATTCAATTTCACTGTGCCCGTGGCCTTTTAAATCCTGGCCCTATGAATAAACTAGATAGTAAAAAGAAATTCTTTGAATTCTTTGGCCCAAACGAGGAGTGCGTCCGGCTGAGGTGCCAATGCTAATTTCACCTTGATGTTGGCACGGTGTTTTTCTACCGTTCGGCCAGAAATACTGAGGAGCTCCCCTATTTCCTTGGATGATTTTTCTTGTGCTACCAAACGCACTATCGTGCGTTCTGATGGCGAGAGTAATTTAATCTTTTGCAACTGGGGGGTAATCTCGTTTTCCAATACCTCATTAAACACCCTACTGAAAAAAGGTACGCCCCTGCTTACACTTTGAATGCATTTATGAAGCTCATTAAAAGGTTCATCCTTAATGATGTAGCCCATAATCTTAAGTACGCTAGCTTTATGGATAAAGCCTTTTTCTTTATAGGAGGTAAGGATAATGAATTTAGTGTTAGCGTGCTGTTCTTTATATTTTTGAATAACCTCAAGACCTGTCAACATGGGCATTTCCATATCTAAAATAGCAATTGTTGGGTGTAACTCCATAATGCTGGCTAAGGCACTGGCGCCATTGGTTGCGGTACCGATGACATTGTAATTGTAGGCTATCAATTCATCTACCAATCCCTTTAAAAGCATGGGATGATCATCTGCTACAAACAGGGTTATCTTATTCGTCATTTATATTGGGATATTAACAAGTATAGTGGTTCCCAGGTCTTCTTGACTTTGAATAGATAAATTGCCCTTTAGAATACGTATACGCTCTGCCATTGTTTTTAAACCAAGGCTATTTCGCAGGACCTCTTTTTTTATGTCAAATCCTTTACCATTATCCTTAATGAGCACTTCTATAGTTTTTTCACGTTTTAAAATATTGACAATTAATGTTTTAGCATACGAATGCTTTAATACATTATTGACCGATTCTTGAATGAACCTATAAAAGTTCAGGGTCTCCTTTTCATCAAAACTGGTATTGATATCGACTAACTCCACAGAAAAAAACATATCGGTTTCACCATCTAAATCAAACAATAGTTGCTCTATGCTTGCCGTAAGGCCTATTTGTTTCAATGTAACCGGATACAGGTCCCTGGATATACTCCGTACTTCTTCCAAGGCAGTATTGGCCAAGTCCGATAATTCTTGCTGCTCTAAATTATGCGCTTTCTTTTTCAAGAAGGTAAGCTGCTGCCCAACGCTATCATGCAAGTCTTTTGATACGCGTGAACGTTCTTGTTCCTGGGTTTTAATTAACTCCTGTGAGAATGCTTGTTGTGCCAGTTCTCTTTTTTTAGCAATCCTAAAAGAGCGGTAAAATAAAAACCCACCAAATAGGCCTAAAAAGCCTAGAGAACCAAAAATTAATAGTTGTTTTTTATTTTTGTTTTGAAGATTTAATATATCAATATTTGCTGCCTGATTTTCAATTTTAAGGTCTCGCTTTTCCGTTTCGTAAAGGGTTTGATAATAGACTAAAGATTTCACATTTTGAACACTTGCAATAGAATCTTTTATGCCATAATAGTTTAATAAATGCAATCTATTTTTGGATTTTTCGCCAATTACTCCATATACCTTGGACAAAAACTTTTCGCCCAACATAATGTCTTCGGTTTTCTTTGTTTCGATTTGTAACGCTAGATGTTCCTTGCCAAAAATCAGTGCATTGGTATAATCTCCCCTAACGAATGACAATGTTTTTTTTGCATTCAAA encodes the following:
- a CDS encoding thiol-activated cytolysin family protein, yielding MRTITTILTKVTPNWQVRPVLLLILLLSLLFITACSKDEAGTKDPIAEDPESELTFAQVVAVGGEFEVFPKSRTTESVATSTPVNVDYERVEEGGEEITERSVCVTKTVSALDGNGQFPLFNSNADVIFPGNLLQGKTLSDATPKPIVVGRAGGTISYNLNNGNLSSTFTVDEVKKSTIQNGMNNIIASAGDVVPANFQVDIVQIESESQMALEMGIEVETFTTKVEGNMSFSTEKEYNRTLVKVNQSYYTMSFDLPTSLDQIFGENVTPEQLETYIQADNPATFISSVTYGRIFYMLIESTSSREEMQASLKVTYDAAAINGSGSLDVETFNSLKEVKIKAIAYGGDAEGSFQLLGETSIAAIANKIGAGTDIRAGLPLSYVVRSVERPDQVVGTKLATEYDIVTCEVKGILPPDVYRPLVDLFEDGIGAAFQLSGTSIVVYNKAGNKYAYYDIGSGSTPIVWDVENAEGLITSNFISTGNVGAAIRWRSDIIYLFNMDGTQFKKFRYNPSNFPLTSQNNGPIGTIEETSNEVPRIFSTSQEYAEDLRLLPGSSFPFANDGIDAAIQTFNDGKDLATHIYFANDGKSSAVLLDATPVELESIFGYTWQWFAPKLTSDFLDGKSFNSIGAATKVDFGGDTQDEIYFNGEGSQMIIYNDNGVSGPFFIN
- a CDS encoding response regulator transcription factor, translating into MTNKITLFVADDHPMLLKGLVDELIAYNYNVIGTATNGASALASIMELHPTIAILDMEMPMLTGLEVIQKYKEQHANTKFIILTSYKEKGFIHKASVLKIMGYIIKDEPFNELHKCIQSVSRGVPFFSRVFNEVLENEITPQLQKIKLLSPSERTIVRLVAQEKSSKEIGELLSISGRTVEKHRANIKVKLALAPQPDALLVWAKEFKEFLFTI
- a CDS encoding ATP-binding protein; protein product: MVWDKTEFKYDSIARKTIDFAIASDSLTYASNRIVDLMYYHLYLVNQPEQSILLFQTYSVKLENLNNDHAWGKLYLYTGDGFALTNDLDKAIDYYKKAITFGTKSKKNKLVALAKLYLGFAQSDKGLFAESSMSFRDASQIYTKLKDTLNLIGVKNGLSILYSKNAFYEEARKERFEAIELAEKVNSTPMLVSLYFNAAEDFKRTADLIQQIAYLKATSKVNNQTNNELLKPQILAAITVAYAESDSLVLAEETFKEVEAMYINDKTRQNKRHYLNAKKTLSFVRGDYTNALIFGKEHLALQIETKKTEDIMLGEKFLSKVYGVIGEKSKNRLHLLNYYGIKDSIASVQNVKSLVYYQTLYETEKRDLKIENQAANIDILNLQNKNKKQLLIFGSLGFLGLFGGFLFYRSFRIAKKRELAQQAFSQELIKTQEQERSRVSKDLHDSVGQQLTFLKKKAHNLEQQELSDLANTALEEVRSISRDLYPVTLKQIGLTASIEQLLFDLDGETDMFFSVELVDINTSFDEKETLNFYRFIQESVNNVLKHSYAKTLIVNILKREKTIEVLIKDNGKGFDIKKEVLRNSLGLKTMAERIRILKGNLSIQSQEDLGTTILVNIPI